One Cupriavidus oxalaticus genomic region harbors:
- a CDS encoding BON domain-containing protein has translation MKLRTRSRIRRLALPLAVLAMAVAPAVPAAPTDAPAAPSSTGRTAAPRDTEIASDRAITSEVRARLASAGTLDPARIRVSTMDGVVKLEGSVRDDKQRATAMELARSVRGVTAVSDELRAGTD, from the coding sequence ATGAAACTACGTACTCGCTCCCGCATTCGCCGCCTGGCGCTGCCGCTGGCGGTACTGGCCATGGCAGTTGCGCCGGCCGTGCCCGCGGCGCCCACCGATGCCCCCGCGGCGCCCTCCTCGACCGGCCGCACCGCCGCGCCGCGCGACACCGAAATCGCCAGCGACCGCGCCATCACCTCCGAAGTCCGTGCGCGCCTGGCAAGCGCCGGCACGCTGGATCCGGCCAGGATCCGCGTGTCGACCATGGACGGGGTGGTCAAGCTGGAAGGCTCGGTGCGGGACGACAAGCAGCGCGCCACGGCCATGGAGCTGGCACGCTCGGTGCGCGGCGTGACCGCGGTATCCGACGAACTCCGTGCCGGTACGGATTAA